CAACATTTCgttttaaatttgtaattaaaatagaaagaaaaaaaaccaataagTGAGaagtgagaaaagaaaaaggaagaaatgaaGGATAATAGATGAAACAAGTTGCGGAGTAAGGATTCTTAGTATGCAGGGGttataatttcaaaatcacTTTCGCATAGgtttttcatcttcaattGAGAGGATCAGCACTAATCTAATTTCAATAATTGTATtggtatattatatattttataatatattacaagagattaaaaattaaatttggggGCCAGGGCCATGGCAAGCCTTGCTGTGGCTCCACCACTAGATGAAACAATACTTATATAAGAGAAAgaatattagaagaaaaaaattattttttattttgtgtagCATTCAATTACATCGCTTTCCTCTACCTATTTTGaactagaaaagaaaagttgaaaactaagaataaaaattatacTAATTAAATGTATACCTTCTAATATAGAGATTTGTTAAGAGTATATGTGGAAACATAAAAGCTGTGTTATCAAAACATTAATTGTTTTAGTTTGATGGGGCTTTCGTAAAGACAAAGACGAATGAAAAATGTAATTAGCATTCCTTTTTTGTAAAGAATACATACGTACACAAACTTATAAAGTTCAAGTTTAAGTAAAAAACATGTCACATTCAAAAGTGTGACTTTGCGGTCTCCACAACATTCATGGCGGTCGCATGCTGTAGTTCCATGAAATGGAAGGAGACGCAAAAGCTGTTTCTTGGAGAGTTCAAAGTATGCAGCAGTTGGCCTTGGCATAGCACATATGACTTTAATGTGCATAAGTACAGCCTGAAATTCCTACTTTTTACAGAAGCaatttgttaaatttaacGACTTTTAACCAGAGCAGACTGCAAAACTTCTAGCCGACAATTGAATAAGAGAATGATTAATTTATTATCTTCATCTAACAAATCAAGCTATTAACTATTTTACTTTCGACGCAGGGCAGGACAGTACTATGACGAGGGACAGGATgcagaaataaataaagtatttCAAActtcttaatttgtttttagttttccatttttattttgtgtagCATTCCAGTCATTCCTTTTCCGTTCTCCTTCCTCTTGCCTTCTTTCTATAATACATTTCTATTCtatttttacccaaaaaaacaaaaagtaaaaagtaaaaagcaTAACAGAAAATTTGATTCACAATATTAATGTTTTAGTACGCTAAGAGCACTTTCACTCCATTATGTCATGGCAAGGGGTAAGGGCAAGTAAGGGCAAACATTATTAAGGTGAATAGTGACTACCCTAGCAATTTTTTGATGCATTCCCACCTATTGCCAAGGCGAGAGGAATTTGTATGGATTTTGGTGTGGGAATTGAAGAACATgactaggtatttatagaaaaagaaatttgatttttttatatattaaaattggTATTTAAATTGATCGATGATGTCACGCCAACGTCAACTTGTCCAGGCAAATCTTGCATTCGGGTTTGCCCAGTTTGGTGGGCCTAGTTACCATGTcaacttttattttgtgaGGTTGTTTTTGAAACCTAGGACTCCTTTTACCATGATAAAAGGGGATGGATAGAAGTACTCCAAGAGGCTTTTGCTAGGCgtgatgttttattttgtgctACTAATAAAGGCATTTGTAAATTTTTGATGGAACGGGATTCCAAATTCTTGATCGATTGCTTAATATCGGGGCAGGTTCCATTTCTAGGCGAGTATGGATGATCATTAGATActtcaaaagaaaagtatttcaaatttcttatttattgttttgtctACTGACAAAATGATTTATTGATTTGTCCTCGTGCTTTGCCtcaaatttcaattcgaattcaatttttcttaTGAATTTGCAACTAGGTCAATGTGCCCTCGTGTCCCACGTTCTCCCATACCACAATTTTTCGAAGTAAAATGCTAAGTAGCTGACGTGACATGAGCATGAAAATTGATTGAGATTTGCCGCGTTCTCCCACACCaccatttttcaaaaaaatagcTAAGTTGCTGACATGACGTGAGGATGAAAATTGAGATTTGAAGCCAACTACAAGAggcaaaacaaataataaaattcttaaaacAACATCCCATTACTACGTAGGTATTGTCAAAAAAATCCTCATATAATCTAGAGAAAGCATCATAGTTCTTGGCACAGAATCAGAAACATATTATAGGTATCAAAATAAATCCAGCCAATCACCAAACTGCAAAATCATTGAAACACATCCGATGAATCTTTGCTCTACTTGAATACCAATTTTTGAAACCAAGTTTAacaaacttttttatttttgccaaAGCGAGTGCAACTGGATCAACATTCTGCTCTTTCCACAACACATAGccataattttatataaatgaaaaatacagTGGTCCTGGTCCATATCCgtaatacaaaagaaaaaagatctaCATGTCACAAATTCGATATATCggtatatataaaaagtaaTTAATCAAACCCTAGGCTTGATCTTAGCACTAAGCTTGTTCTTCATCACCACAGTAAACTCCAACTTCCCGGcaaaatccaatttttcaCCAGCCGGATAAGCACTCCACTCAAACTCTTGCACCATCCTTGCCAGCATTAGATGAACATGCACCGTAGCCATGCCCAAACCCGGGCATATCCTTCTCCCCACGCCAAACGGCATCATTTTAATCCCGCTCACTCCAGTTATATCCGCCTCCTCTCCACCCGAAACGAACCGATCCGGATTGAATTTTTTCGGATCGGACCACAGTTTCGGATCCTCCGAAATGGCGGGTAAGTACAACTCGACATTCACTCCAGTTGGTATATCGTACCCCGCCAAGGTGGTGGGCTCAGTAACTGCATGGGTTAATGAAAAGTAAGTAGGAGGGTGTTTTCGTAAAAGCTCCTTCACCACAGCTTGCAAATAAGGCATTTTGTCCACATCTTTCTCGTCCACTTTTCTATCTCCCACACTCGCCTTAACTTCTCTGTAGAGCTTTTCTTGCACCTCCGGGTTGTCGATGAGCTGTGCGATTCCCCACTCTATCGCTGTCGCCGTCGTGTCGGTTCCACCGTTTAAAAACTCCGAGCAAAGCGAGACCAATTCGGCATGCGACGGCGCCGATTTTCGTCCGTCAACCTTGAGATCAAACAGCGTGTCGAGGTACGAAAACGTCGTCGCTTGGGGATCCGACCCCGGGTTTTCGAGCGCCCGACGACGTCTTTCGATGAACGGGACGATGTACTCAATCTGCTCGTTCCTCACTTCGAGAGCCCTCTTCCTTTGCTTGGAGAAAAACGGGCTTAAAATCGGCAAATAATCGTCGATTCTCGGGTCGAGTACGATTAAAACCGCTTTCATCATCTGATCCATTTTCTCCACCGTCTCCTCGTCCATCTCGATTCCGAAACACATTGCTAAGAGAATGCAAAACACGGCGAAGCGTGCGGTTTTCAGAACCGAAACGACCCCGTCGTTGGCCTGGGCCTCAGCCTTAATCCGCTCGATCAGAGTGTTCATGGCGTTTTCTCGAACACTTCGAAACTCCTTGAGCCGGGTCGAGCTGAGCATGTTCTGGACCATGTTCCGCCTCAGGGACCGCCACACGGGGCCGTAGAGTGAAGCGTTAACAGTGAACTTGTTGCAGCTGAAGATGGTTCGGGTCGGGTTCTCACTGGGTCGGGTTGCGAAGACCACACCCTTCTCGATCAAGGCTTCGTGGACGAGTTTGGCGTCGCTTAGAATGATCATGGTTCGGGTACCCATTCTGAGAGTGAATATCGGACCGTACTTGAGCCTCAGTTCGTCTGCGTATTCGATGAACGACTTCCCGGAGCGGGAAAATTGGAAGAGGTTTCCAACAATAGGCCAGCCCGGAGGTCCTGGAGGAAGATTGAGGTGCTTGGATTTGGATTTCTGGGTGAGCAAGAATATCAGCCCGGAGATGAGAAATGCTAGAGCAGTGAAGAAGAGGTGGTAGTAGGGGGAGAGAGAagcagaggagagagagagggtagCCATTgctgaagagaaagagagtgcAATCtatgtgtttgtgtttttgcCTCTGAGAAGATGGAGAGGGAAGGAAGTGTGGAGATATCAAGTGTTGGGAAGCGAGTGGTATAAAATGGGTAAAGCTTGAAATTGCAGGTGGGATCAATAAAGGCGAGGACTTCCTACAGAGTAGTGTGGTTGGGTGGTGGGTGTACATTGTTAAATGCAAGCTCAAAATTTTTGTACAGACTAAAGCTAGTTGAGGTATAAAGAAGAGCAACTACTCCATTAATTTGAAAGcctattctattttaatttttataaaaaattacatttagTAATAAATTGGTGCGGTGATAGCATGTGAAGTGTGATCAGAAAATGTATGGAAATTTGtatgaaaagaaattaaatgttttcccaaaaataaaaggatgCTTATGAGACAGAGTAATCCAAAATGTTCCGAACTCATTCCGATATATTCCTAATATATTccgattttaaaaattctgaataTTTGAAAAACATTCCGATCGAGAAATTTCGATTTATTCCGAAATATTTTGAATTAATCCTACAAAAGTTTAGACAACaatcaatatatttaatttatatgcaAAACATTTAATGCATTCccacaatttttaatttgtccATAGTTCTGTCACAACCAACCAAAGACACAAGTTTTCTTTGATATTATTGGCGaacattatatatacattatacatacataatgaaaaaaatttaagtacatttaaaaatattagtaaaaggaaaaaaaatttgtaatgcAACCAATTTTGAATTGATCTAAATTACGTAgtgtattgattttttttcttttaattctaACTCAATTTCTTGAATAGGACTCATTGGGGTATGAGGTCATGCATTTAATTATaaacttattttctttataatcaATTGCCAAGGTGCTAATGTAGTACTATTTTCTTAATAATGTGAACATAAACAATAGGGGGTACCAAAAAAGTTAGGTACATCAATAGGTAACTTACCCTTAAAAAAGGTAGGACATTGACATGTTGTATCAAATACAAATTGGTATCAAACTCTTGTTCATGCATGAATCATgattatgaaaattaaaaaatggcGATAGAAACACATTGGGATTGAACCCTAATAGTAAGTATGTAGTAGTATCCAAGATAAAGTTTAGCTGTAACCTTGAAATTGCAGGTTGGCATATTCGTGATTTCAGCAATGGTGTTGCGAAAAATGATGTTAGCTTATTTCCAGTGATGAGTTGATTTTGTATGTATTATGGGTCTATGTTAAATGTTGTACTtgtagttttcattttctgtttttattgtgGACTAGTTTAAATTTGAACATTATGTCATTTGAATGTAAACATTGGAATtcttctggaattttttttcctgtttggTTGGCTTAATCATGATTCacaagaaaatttcaaaaaatttgatttccaAAATTATTATCCGAAAATGCCGAAActattatccgaaaatttcGAAAATATTAACTTCCGAAAATTTCGAAAATATTAACTTCCGAAAATTCCGATAATGCCGAAAATTCCGCATCGGAATAGAGTTAGTACATTCCGAAATTTCGAAATCGGACTCGGAACTAAAAGGTAATTCCGAAAAGCTTCGGAACGGAATTCGGAACAGTGGTTTCCGATCCGTTCCGGCTGAAAAACACCCCTAGCCATGCCTAATGGTTGGGGCTCGAAAAGAGATTGACAAAGCCCCATTTAGGGCATCTCCAATTATAGTCCCTAAATGGGGCTCTGAAAATGGTGGATAGAGTCTCATTTAGAGCTTCGATGGAATATTCGGGCTTCAAAAGTATCTTTCTCACAATGAGAGGctctatatgtatattttttttaaattaggtattttggtttatgtgataatttttgttgttgttaactcattttgttttaatgtatGATTATGTATGTTAGTGTTTTTTAATGAACATTTCTACCCGAaagaatcaaaatttgaacaaaatttcaaaaataatattttatttcatgtactttgaaagaaaaaacaaataaatataaagtcCTAACATTAAAAGAAATTCTAAATTCATAATTGATAAGATTAAACCTATGTCATTCTAGAAATTGAATTAGTAATTTTAAGGTCAATTAGAAAAATTACACCATAAACTCCTtctgaattaaacaaaaaaaaatttaaccattTTAGTCTATCTAGTTATTCAAGTCAAAccaacttatatatatatatatatatatatatatatatatatatatatatatataagcgtTGGGTTTCCTGAAAAAACGCGAAATTCAGTTAAGATACAGTTTAAGGAAAGTTGTTTTACGAATGATAAAGCTCACTTGCAGAGAGTGGGAGTGAGAGCACGCCCTTGAAGCAACCTTGCTAGATTGGGCGAGTACGCGCTTGCAGATGCGCTGGGAGAGTTGGACCAAACCTGATGTGGCCGCTTCAGCTTTTATTGGCATGGGTCCACTCGGGCTTAAGGGGCTCTATCCAAGTTCGTAGATAAAGAGACAGCTCAGACGGAGCTTTACAACATAGGGCCCAAAATCCATGCCACCGAGGAAGCCTTTTTGACATTGGGctccataaataaataaaatttaaaaaaagaaaaaagaaaaaagaggctCATGGTGGTTGAGCCCCATTTCGAGCCTTGCCAGCGCAAGACCCAATCCGGGTAGAAGGGCCCCCAGGCGAGCCCAACGCAGCTCCAACGCGAGGAAGAGAGCCCGGGCAGCTGCTGGGTCCCACGAGCCCGGACAGGGCCAAGGGCAACTTCAGCCCGAGTTGGATGACGCAATGCTAACGTCAGTGCACGggagtttaaattttttttactgttggcgcgtgtaatttaaattttttttaccgtttgCGCGTGAATTACACgagccaacggtaaaaaaaatttgaactccgCGCGCTGATGTCAGCCCTGACAGCACCCAACGGGCAAGTGCCACGTGTCGCGACAGGGACGCTCCGATGggtttttttccagaaatccGACGGTCCTCGTTTTTTTgctaaaaaaattgcaaaaaaattttgaaaaattctgaaatttttttaaaaaaaataccaaaaaattctatattttttccctataaatacctaaccattttatttactttccacacaaaatcttcatacaattcttctccatccccaatatttttcactctccactcacattattcactttcctcaccaattctccatacaaactattctccttccaatatttcttactctccactcacatttttcacttcccacaccaattctccatacaaactcttctccttccaatattttttaccctccactcacatttttctactactttccatttgtataaaaaaacaaaacaaaacaaatggcatcttctgtcgAAACCGGGGGCTCGTAGTCaactcaggaagatattgcgttgTGTCACTCTTGGGTGAACattagtcatgaccctatcacgggcaatgagatgaagttccatcatatgtggagcaaaattcatggagaattttgtcaaagatcgggttccattcggaccgaaatggcgttgtctagtagatggaaacttctgaataaagagttaggcaaatggagaaatgccttgacaaaagcaagggagaacattcgaagcggtcaaaatctatccgatgaggtaaaatatttataataccattttcatcaatttaatgtaactttttttttttggcatattctatttctttttcttgcataattttttttttctttttgcatgtccaatttgtctatattttcttgcataatcaattttattgttgcatttcaaattagtttaattttcttgcataataattttttttttcttgcactttcaattatttatttttaatagatcatacaagcacaaatgtggttcggtgccatggggcaaggcaaaaaaaggttcgtgcatttccaatgttgggaagttgtgaaggattgttcgagattcaaaattattcccaccGGTCCTtcggttgtgttgaatgagacgccACTCCACGATTCaccatcaaccgattcgccattggactccccaatggaaacggagtcaccactcccacgtccgccgagaccgattgggagaaaggcggcaaaggccaagagagggggcacttcgaacaatgaatgtatacaattattggagcaaatagctaagaacacctcactaagaattgagagagacttgaaaagagatgaagtggacaaggcacgagaggaaacatttgcaattcaacagcagcatgcacaagaaaaagacatggatgatagagagatgaaaatcatggccatggatacgagccatatgtctcctgaaacaaaggcctattggaagcatagacgaagggatgtgatgagaagaaaacttttccatgacgacggacctagcaatacggattggttaaatgatgaaaaaccattaggttgtattgaaaCACCTTGCCATATGACCTcatgggtggaaccacaaatggcaaggctgccactattcatgtgaatagtgacagcccttgcttgcccttgccttagactttgcccttatgggtggagttgctcttagggACTTAAGCCTACTCTCAATAATTGAGGTTTTAAATATGGTGGATAGAGCCTCATTTGAAATATTACAAGCTCTAAGATTCAGTTTGGTTCACGGAATGAATTTGAGGGAAAATCATTTTCCGTgtcatttttcatgtttggtaatgctGGGAAAGTAATTGAGAGATaacattttatttcttttcccatgtttgttttgagtagaaatggaaaacaaagtttgtataaattttcaattatacctatattaaattaaataaaaaaagaatgcatttaataatatattgtaattctaaattgttaatgaggacaaaatgatcatgaaaaatgtgtatttaatGTTGGTTCATTTCCCCAAACTTCCCAtgatgagggaaaacaaaactcaagttGGGAGAatggcttcactttcccccctACTTTCTTATGTGTCAGGCAACGATTTCTTATGTTTGggcttaccaaacatgggaaggTAATTGTTTTCCCATCCCCAAGTCtcctttcccatgaaccaaatgAGGCCTAAAAGTATCTTTCTCACAATAGGGGACTTTATATCCGGGGCTCtataagtattttattattatttatgtaatttattctacacattaattttttttttttggttaactTATTTTGCTTTAATGTATGTTTATGtcatattagtttttttaagagcatttctaccaaaaaaaaattaaaatgacaaaatttgaaagtaaacacaataaaatataaagtcctaatgttttaaatttgtatttaaaaagaGGAAGCATATTTAAATCTAGAAACATAGAACAATTGAAGTATGtctatgaaagaaaaaaaaaagaaagcaaagatgaaaaaaagaagaagaatgaaacAGTAAACATAAGGGGGGGGAAAAAGAACCGTCGCAAcagaaaaagtaaattttttatgtttttcaatATTTAGGGCCCGCTGATTTTTCATGCTTTTGCAGGTTCAGTTTTTCAAAATGCGGGACATGCTGGGGctctaagagcatttccaccagttaggcccttgccatggcaaggggaaccctagggcagctactattcacgtgaatagtggctgccctagccccctccagcaaagtgtgtttccagcagtttaggcttgccatggcaaatactattcatttttttgtttttttcacaactttgtttacttaaacaattaatttggataatattttaggataagatttttgggttcctacgtgtcaatactattcatatcggataagattttcggtttcaaatttcagataaatttcaaatttcagatacatttcaaaattcaaatttcagataaattcaaaatgtcaaatttcagatacatttcaaaattcaaattt
The Prunus dulcis chromosome 2, ALMONDv2, whole genome shotgun sequence DNA segment above includes these coding regions:
- the LOC117619407 gene encoding cytochrome P450 77A3-like, which gives rise to MATLSLSSASLSPYYHLFFTALAFLISGLIFLLTQKSKSKHLNLPPGPPGWPIVGNLFQFSRSGKSFIEYADELRLKYGPIFTLRMGTRTMIILSDAKLVHEALIEKGVVFATRPSENPTRTIFSCNKFTVNASLYGPVWRSLRRNMVQNMLSSTRLKEFRSVRENAMNTLIERIKAEAQANDGVVSVLKTARFAVFCILLAMCFGIEMDEETVEKMDQMMKAVLIVLDPRIDDYLPILSPFFSKQRKRALEVRNEQIEYIVPFIERRRRALENPGSDPQATTFSYLDTLFDLKVDGRKSAPSHAELVSLCSEFLNGGTDTTATAIEWGIAQLIDNPEVQEKLYREVKASVGDRKVDEKDVDKMPYLQAVVKELLRKHPPTYFSLTHAVTEPTTLAGYDIPTGVNVELYLPAISEDPKLWSDPKKFNPDRFVSGGEEADITGVSGIKMMPFGVGRRICPGLGMATVHVHLMLARMVQEFEWSAYPAGEKLDFAGKLEFTVVMKNKLSAKIKPRV